The proteins below come from a single Malus domestica chromosome 03, GDT2T_hap1 genomic window:
- the LOC139194861 gene encoding uncharacterized protein produces MASFISKLSRECDQHQKILDRSSIKNIRFENDMSTVHQILGPLFKATIPPTITGLLQEHCLTPLLQGFEWSRWEAAKPQGSWPSTTTTWATWVVRMERLFGEKWKILGIYDAILLSSMDIVPDKELLLAALCFWCSATNTMVLPLGPIGPTILDITAILGTSATGIPIDATLSGHPSNIDLKTLFDRRAFETLNSDGHIPSRDEIQKLHKNFLNYNTLYLHFAGRGEEDLREGEHEAFLFYWYNKYICCTKSNKCLVENMPVAEALASGHVLALSSNILAHLFRCLAEATLHTVDPHQNGPLWVFQLWLQVYFASLRPAIADFSATEALGPQLASRPTPPHQAEEVFRYLFALDDLSSDEFLICRRRDYPPSISLPTSTWAAEEDVALRQTWGSFVLARDLPLGCDGKRSGWEVYHPNFLARQLGYLQGCPVPLLSSRTVLSRGREPRSSENECRTAAKEFQEYCQRFRLRPATPETHCTDTFGEWWENYTQEFFGAPVEDVLNRLFGNRPKKAPAPYSQGSRPLRKTEAVAAAMAGKKSVVAKKDKPAGRAGLIKRPRQEAGPAIEPSPPAKRVKQLAKKGAREIHVISSHTTTPSASPSPAAGHSGVKKQPASAIETVPARPASVAGESVVPPSVEKAPVSHQAVPTTEETSPKNPKPTVFVLEESEGSDEVPLARRPPTRQQTPPVSEMAVQPGPSSANRGKRTVEEPTPAAEPLVPSQDQDVPASTEAAAPVGPSAADRGKRLLEEPEATAKSPIHPQDQGFHIPPQEVTSAFASWEVEFKALLSSTTAESGPSAAPTEAADPSALTQLREVLSLSSSQVLERNGLDLLGVCLNDLGADGRLSGDAIVRASSALERIDDLRAKGEALGELDRQMAELAKRRSVIASELARDFESGGKDRLTEYAAAKKRVERLRLDKKNRQAEVIMADVRWLELKALLSTLLPSSP; encoded by the exons atggcctccttcatctccaagctttcccgGGAATGCGACCAGCATCAAAAGATccttgatcggagctcgatcaagaaTATACGGTTCGAGAACGACATGAGCACCGTCCACCAAatcctgggtcctctcttcaaggcaACAATCCCGCCGACCATCACTGGTCTTCTCCAGGAACACTGCCTTACACCCTTgctccaagggtttgaatggtcgagatGGGAGGCGGCAAAAccccaaggctcctggccctcgacgaccaccACCTGGGCGACCTGGGTTGTCCGAATGGAACGGCTCTTCGGCGAAAAATGGAAAATCCTGGGtatctacgacgccatcctcctttCGTCGATGGACATTGTCCCTGACAAGGAGCTGCTCCTAGCCGCTCTATGCTTCTGGTGCTCAGCCACCAACACAATGGTCCTTCCCCTTggtcccattggtcccaccATCCTGGACATCACCGCCATTTTGGGGACCTCGGCCACCGGGATCCCTATCGACGCGACCCTCTCCGGGCACCCGTCGAATATCGATCTGAAGACGCTCTTCGACCGTCGAGCCTTCGAGACCCTGAACAGTGACGGTCACATCCCGTCGAGGGATGAAATacagaagctccacaagaactttctcaactacaacaccctctacCTTCACTTCGCCGGTCGAGGGgaagaggacctgcgagagggagagcatgaagcctttctcttctactggtacaacaaatacatttgttgtaccaaatcaaACAAATGTTTGGTCGAGAATATGCCAGTGGCCGAAGCCCTGGCCAGTGGTCACGTCCTGGCGCTGAGTTCTAATATTCTTGCCCACCTCTTCCGTTGCCTGGCCGAGGCGACTCTCCACACGGTGGACCCCCACCAGAATGGCcctctctgggtcttccagctctggttgcaggtgtacttcgcctcccttcggccggctATAGCTGATTTCTCAGCAACGGAGGCTCTTGGTCCTCAGCTAGCCTCCCGACCAACGCCTCCTCATCAGGCCGAAGAGGTATTTAGGTACCTCTTTGCCCTTGACGATCTCTCAAGCGACGAATTCCTGATTTGTCGTCGTCGCGATTACCCCCCCTCCATCAGTCTGCCTACCTCTACGTGGGCCGCAGAGGAGGATGTCGCTCTTCGCCAAACCTGGGGGTCGTTCGTGCTTGCTCGCGACCTTCCTCTCGGCTGCGACGGGAAACGATCGGGGTGGGAAGTGTACcatccgaacttccttgccCGTCAGCTCGGCTATCTTCAGGGTTGTCCCGTCCCCCTTCTCTCTTCCCGCACAGTATTGAGCCGCGGACGCGAGCCTCGCTCTTCAGAGAACGAGTGCAGGACTGCCGCGAAGGAGTTTCAAGAGTACTGCCAAAGATTTCGCCTACGACCGGCCACCCCAGAAACCCATTGCACTGACACCTTCGGTGAGTGGTGGGAAAATTACACTCAGGAGTTCTTCGGTGCGCCGGTCGAAGATGTACTAAACAGGCTCTTCGGTAACCGACCTAAGAAAGCCCCGGCCCCCTACTCTCAAG GTAGTCGGCCTTTGAGAAAGACAGAGGCAGTTGCCGCTGCTATGGCcgggaaaaaatcggtcgtggccAAAAAGGACAAACCTGCTGGTAGGGCCGGGCTGATcaaacggcctcgccaagaGGCCGGGCCGGCTATCGAGCCTTCCCCGCCTGCCAAGCGGGTCAAACAACTGGCGAAGAAAGgtgcacgggagatccacgttatTTCCAGCCacacgacgactcccagtgcttcCCCTTCTCCCGCCGCCGGCCATTCTGGGGTCAAGAAACAGCCGGCTTCGGCCATAGAGACGGTCCCAGCGCGGCCTGCTTCTGTGGCCGGCGAATCAGTCGTACCTCCCTCTGTCGAGAAGGCACCTGTCTCACACCAGGCGGTTCCTACGACCGAGGAAacctctcccaagaatccaaagCCCACGGTCTTCGTGctggaagagagtgaggggagcgacgaggtcccgctggcgCGTCGTCCTCCTACTCGTCAACAAACTCCTCCAGTATCCGAGATGGCGGTTCAACCCGGCCCCTCCTCGGCTAATCGTGGCAAGCGCACGGTCGAGGAACCGACCCCGGCGGCCGAACCTCTCGTTCCTTCTCAAGACCAGGACGTCCCTGCCTCCACTGAAGCAGCTGCGCCAGTCGGCCCATCggcagccgaccgtggcaaacgcctgctcgaggaacccgaggccACGGCGAAATCGCCGATCCATCCTCAAGACCAAGGCTTCCACATCCCTCCACAAGAGGTTACCTCGGCTTTT gcttcatgggaggttGAATTCAAAGCTCTCCTCTCCAGCACGACTGCAGAGTCCGGCCCTTCGGCCGCTCCAACTGAGGCTGCCGATCCAAGCGCCCTAACCCAGTTGCGAGAAGTCCTGTCGCTCTCTTCATCGCAAGTActtgagcgcaacggtcttgatctgctcggcgtgtgtctgaacgaccttgggGCCGACGGTCGCCTAAGCGGAGATGCCATTGTTCGGGCATCGTCTGCTTTGGAgcgc attgacgatctacgggcaaaaggagaagcgttaggcgagctcgaccgtcagatggccgaactagcaaAACGCCGGTCGGTCATTGCTTCTGAACTTGCGAGGGACTTCGAGTCAGGTGGGAAGGATCGCCTAACTGAGTATGCGGCGGCCAAAAAACGGGTCGAGCGCCTGAGGCTAGACAAAAAGAATCGGCAAGCCGAAGTcatcatggccgacgtgcggtggttggaattgaaagctctgctcagcactcttcttccctcGTCTCCTTGA
- the LOC103432585 gene encoding probable E3 ubiquitin-protein ligase BAH1-like 1, translated as MKFCKTYQEYMQGQKKKLPGVGFKKLKKILKKCRREDFHDVRTCPDHCPVCDGSFFPALLNEMSAVVGFFNKRAQKLLELHLASGFRKYVFWFKGKGRGGHVALIEEGKDLVTYALINAVAIRKILKKYDKIHYSTQGQAFKSQAQSMHIGLLQSPWLFELMAFHINLRETKTKSSKTPALFEGCSLKINDGKPSLACELFDSVKLDIDLTCSICLDTVFDPVALACGHIFCYMCACSAASVSIVDGLKSAEPKEKCPLCREARVFQGAVHLEELNMLLSRNCREYWEQRLQTERVERVRQAKQHWEFQCRAFVGV; from the exons ATGAAGTTCTGCAAGACATACCAGGAGTACATGCAAGGCCAGAAGAAGAAGCTGCCCGGAGTCGGATTCAAGAAGCTTAAGAAGATCTTGAAGAAATGCCGCCGAGAAGATTTCCATGACGTCCGTACCTGTCCTGATCACTGCCCag TGTGTGACGGGAGCTTTTTCCCGGCCCTTCTCAATGAGATGTCTGCAGTGGTGGGTTTCTTCAATAAGCGTGCACAGAAATTGCTTGAACTCCATCTGGCTTCCGGCTTTCGTAAGTACGTGTTTTGGTTCAAAGGCAAAGGTCGAGGGGGCCATGTTGCCTTGATCGAAGAAGGCAAGGACCTCGTGACTTATGCTCTGATCAACGCTGTTGCCATTCGGAAAATactcaagaaatatgataag ATTCATTACTCGACGCAAGGACAGGCCTTCAAGTCGCAAGCTCAAAGCATGCACATTGGACTCCTTCAGAGCCCGTGGCTTTTTGAGCTCATGGCTTTTCACATCAATTTAAGGGAAACCAAGACTAAGTCGAGTAAGACACCGGCTTTGTTTGAGGGATGCTCCCTCAAGATTAATGATGGGAAACCATCTCTCGCCTGTGAGCTCTTTGATTCCGTTAAGCTTGACATCGATTTGACTTGTTCTATATGCTTG GACACGGTGTTTGATCCAGTTGCTCTCGCCTGTGGTCACATATTCTGCTACATGTGTGCTTGCTCGGCCGCATCAGTGAGTATTGTCGATGGATTGAAGTCCGCAGAGCCTAAAGAAAAATGCCCTCTATGCCGAGAG GCAAGAGTTTTCCAAGGCGCTGTGCATTTAGAAGAGCTCAACATGTTACTTAGCAGAAA CTGCCGTGAATACTGGGAGCAGAGACTCCAGACCGAGAGGGTAGAGAGGGTTCGGCAAGCAAAGCAGCACTGGGAATTCCAGTGCCGGGCATTCGTTGGCGTTTAG